A window from Candidatus Arthromitus sp. SFB-rat-Yit encodes these proteins:
- a CDS encoding DUF4214 domain-containing protein — MNKRKVSFMLVVMFITSNIFSGHLMPYNMKKNMEVTMALDRAAVETGEDNKLIYAYLNSSLRDGDVVVDAPTTDDSSVDQDESSSEGDSVQDPSTTPVTPPSNGTEPPNVENSPEQPSQPDKTNQSQVQIIKSLGSSELLGSGESYTPYGTIELSLKLSGEILNKKVIETTPPENSEGEEVDKPSEGEGDSDKPNGDQGSEEDGDEVEGGETEDGVQDGSGSDNAGSNPGQGEAGDENEENGETSQPQPPSETTPSPEEPSEPSKPGEDGTTGDDDSVEDDNTDTEEDTTEKDDAEQEDTEQEVKISTYVIRNYDEGTLGDLIIKAYEEAKKNSNETVERKKLRDALSKILDDMNAQLSFDGNGGVKKVKMSSDFAPDKEKYIKNIIDLSSMSSEGEIRASDVALRIVIRNENENTIGDKLRTNTVYTLNALEEQEVNRDITVGDDVKLTLTGLSNCKTGKAPALFVSKNAGKSNLYETTSQNLQGTAKNDMYVTQFKDGVYLDMKSYGTSEQDIFITTNSIRFRNITFKDTDRSISRVEIQDDQGYRYNCSLTLENTDTFSIEVNGLKSSTPYVFTKLFITSDMNGRTTTQELNLGYYDNGTVKQNYEPVVTLKEPEPKIQLAGTNSSMIKLPNGLDTNIVKNSDSALRYVFKVDNKQGNVLDLNVTSLTDSETYRVEKMIDKTQKENYYIVTLNNLTKNKDYGFVILELNYLDSNGNVQIARKSLSTLNPSKGENIKYDNTTEGEPLPVEEAVQISLNDNFSSSYARVARVPILIDDLENRIDSIEVKNPDDNPDAKVSYDNFVLQFSDLKPETSGMFTVIFNCNNTTAREANQIKRYVRLTTTETPDYDIKSADINVVDPTKVNIKLNTYSEPKSKVKSVSVYDDLNNVFKSTWDNDTNTIKLEGLKPEYTYTNVIIRINLENGKSVEYPLGTFKTVVDENKPKGEVAEFVRRVYNIALGREPEGGGWNFWIEKLQSKELSATEFIAENLMTQPEFVDRELTKSKFVSTMYTLIVDREAEEEGQRYWEGKYVEYRNEVSTIAQLRIKIAREMMDQPEFKELVSRIGLIY, encoded by the coding sequence ATGAATAAGAGGAAAGTTAGCTTTATGTTAGTTGTGATGTTTATTACATCAAATATTTTTTCAGGACATCTTATGCCTTATAATATGAAAAAAAATATGGAAGTTACAATGGCTTTGGATCGTGCGGCTGTTGAAACGGGTGAAGATAATAAATTGATTTATGCATATTTAAATTCAAGTTTGAGAGATGGAGATGTTGTAGTTGATGCCCCAACAACAGACGACAGTTCTGTAGATCAAGATGAAAGTAGTAGTGAGGGGGATAGTGTTCAAGATCCGTCGACTACACCAGTAACTCCACCATCAAATGGTACAGAACCACCTAATGTTGAGAATAGTCCTGAACAACCATCACAACCAGATAAAACAAATCAAAGCCAAGTTCAAATTATTAAGAGCTTAGGTAGTTCTGAATTGCTTGGTTCTGGAGAATCATACACACCTTATGGAACAATAGAGTTGAGTTTAAAATTATCAGGTGAAATATTAAATAAAAAAGTGATTGAAACAACACCTCCAGAAAATTCAGAAGGTGAAGAAGTGGATAAACCTTCAGAAGGTGAAGGTGATAGCGATAAGCCAAATGGTGACCAAGGTTCAGAAGAAGATGGAGATGAGGTAGAAGGGGGCGAAACTGAAGATGGTGTACAAGATGGAAGTGGAAGCGACAATGCTGGATCAAACCCTGGTCAAGGTGAAGCAGGAGATGAAAATGAAGAAAATGGAGAAACCTCTCAACCACAACCACCATCAGAAACTACTCCATCACCTGAAGAACCTTCAGAACCTTCAAAACCTGGAGAAGATGGAACTACAGGTGATGATGATTCTGTAGAGGATGATAATACTGATACAGAAGAAGACACTACGGAAAAAGATGATGCAGAGCAAGAAGATACAGAACAAGAAGTTAAAATTTCAACTTATGTAATAAGAAATTATGATGAAGGCACTCTTGGAGATTTAATTATTAAAGCATATGAGGAAGCGAAGAAAAATTCAAATGAAACTGTAGAGAGGAAAAAACTTCGTGATGCTCTTTCTAAAATTTTAGATGATATGAATGCACAATTATCATTTGATGGTAATGGTGGTGTGAAAAAAGTTAAGATGAGTTCGGACTTTGCACCAGATAAAGAAAAGTATATTAAAAATATTATTGATTTATCAAGCATGAGTTCAGAAGGTGAAATAAGAGCTAGTGATGTTGCTTTAAGAATTGTAATTAGAAATGAGAATGAAAACACAATTGGAGATAAGCTTCGTACTAATACGGTTTATACTTTGAATGCTTTAGAGGAACAGGAAGTGAATCGAGATATAACTGTTGGTGATGATGTTAAGTTGACTTTAACGGGATTGAGTAACTGTAAAACTGGAAAAGCTCCAGCGTTATTTGTATCTAAAAATGCAGGAAAATCTAATTTATATGAAACGACTTCACAAAATTTACAAGGTACTGCTAAAAATGATATGTATGTCACTCAATTTAAAGATGGCGTTTATTTGGATATGAAATCATATGGGACAAGTGAGCAAGATATTTTTATTACAACAAATTCTATAAGATTTAGAAATATAACTTTCAAAGATACTGATAGAAGTATATCAAGAGTTGAGATTCAGGATGATCAAGGTTATAGATATAATTGTAGTTTGACTTTGGAGAATACGGATACTTTTTCAATTGAGGTAAATGGGCTTAAGAGTAGTACGCCATATGTGTTTACAAAATTATTTATAACATCAGATATGAATGGAAGAACGACAACTCAAGAATTGAATTTAGGTTATTATGATAATGGAACTGTTAAACAAAATTATGAACCTGTAGTTACATTAAAAGAGCCAGAACCAAAAATTCAATTAGCTGGCACGAATTCTTCGATGATTAAGCTTCCAAATGGTCTTGATACTAACATTGTTAAGAATTCTGATTCTGCATTAAGATATGTATTTAAAGTTGATAATAAACAAGGGAATGTTTTAGATCTTAATGTTACAAGTCTTACGGACTCTGAAACATACCGAGTAGAAAAGATGATAGATAAAACGCAGAAGGAAAATTATTATATAGTGACGCTTAATAATTTGACGAAGAATAAAGATTATGGATTTGTAATTTTGGAATTAAATTATTTAGATAGCAATGGAAATGTTCAGATTGCTAGAAAAAGTTTATCAACATTAAATCCATCAAAAGGTGAAAACATTAAATATGATAACACAACTGAGGGTGAACCATTACCAGTTGAAGAAGCTGTACAAATTTCATTAAATGATAATTTTAGTTCATCGTACGCAAGAGTTGCAAGAGTTCCAATTTTAATTGATGATTTGGAAAATAGGATAGATTCAATCGAGGTTAAAAATCCTGACGATAATCCAGATGCAAAAGTAAGTTATGACAACTTTGTATTACAATTTAGTGATTTGAAACCAGAAACAAGTGGAATGTTTACTGTAATATTTAATTGTAATAATACGACTGCTAGAGAAGCGAATCAAATAAAAAGATATGTTAGATTAACAACAACAGAAACACCAGATTATGATATTAAATCTGCAGATATAAATGTAGTTGATCCAACTAAGGTAAATATTAAATTAAACACATATTCAGAGCCAAAATCAAAAGTAAAATCTGTATCAGTTTATGATGATTTAAATAATGTTTTTAAATCAACATGGGATAACGATACAAACACAATAAAATTAGAAGGACTTAAACCAGAATACACATACACGAACGTAATTATAAGGATAAATTTAGAAAATGGAAAGAGTGTTGAATATCCACTGGGAACTTTTAAAACGGTTGTCGATGAGAATAAACCAAAAGGAGAGGTAGCTGAATTTGTAAGAAGAGTATATAATATTGCTCTTGGACGTGAGCCTGAAGGTGGAGGATGGAATTTCTGGATAGAAAAACTTCAGAGTAAAGAGCTTTCAGCTACGGAATTTATAGCTGAGAATTTAATGACTCAACCAGAATTTGTTGACAGGGAACTTACTAAATCGAAATTTGTTTCAACAATGTACACTTTAATAGTAGACAGAGAGGCAGAAGAGGAAGGGCAAAGATATTGGGAAGGAAAATATGTTGAATATAGGAATGAAGTTTCGACTATCGCACAGCTAAGAATTAAGATAGCGAGAGAAATGATGGATCAGCCGGAATTTAAAGAGTTAGTGAGTAGGATAGGACTTATATATTAA